One genomic window of Dermacentor andersoni chromosome 8, qqDerAnde1_hic_scaffold, whole genome shotgun sequence includes the following:
- the LOC129382103 gene encoding uncharacterized protein, producing MPLIMQNNTTGQCSPSHKYPKSCFPSYNGTFKYKRQRPGEQTVNGTWHRVADGGSFYLEAHNMSLDPPLKPWKFKACCERLGKNGTLLLELSWNWAGAHLNFGKASSIDIRVSNDSESLKQHFESQEKIDSTNLVEGTLEPGEARTHNVVTMSLPPEWAELTEEYTRWNLKFAARTTNSLNVTSELSDIAELDYFNHHKHTSEAPVPTRHTAPEGGNTAEYNDAVHKSMTEDSGDDEKSPSNAPRWEPTRDPEATKGGKESTDGHSDEDNDDGTTSASVTPLVLGLLATVVIVSAGIWALKRMEDQREAVIARNSATELTATTNLSVQ from the exons ATGCCCCTCATTATGCAGAACAACACTACCG GGCAGTGTAGCCCGTCCCATAAGTATCCCAAAAGTTGCTTCCCTTCCTACAACGGCACCTTCAAGTATAAACGCCAGCGGCCTGGAGAACAGACCGTCAACGGAACTTGGCATAGGGTTGCCGACGGAGGATCATTCTATCTAGAGGCCCATAACATGAGCCTGGATCCACCCTTGAAACCTTGGAAATTTAAAGCCTGTTGTGAGAGACTCGGAAAAAATGGCACTCTCCTTCTAGAGTTGAGTTGGAATTGGGCCGGTGCTCACCTGAACTTCGGGAAAG CGTCATCAATCGATATCCGGGTGAGCAATGATTCCGAAAGCCTCAAGCAGCATTTCGAGTCCCAGGAGAAGATTGATTCAACGAACTTGGTTGAGGGTACTTTAGAACCTGGTGAAGCACGCACACATAATGTTGTGACGATGTCGCTTCCCCCTGAGTGGGCAGAATTGACGGAAGAATACACAAGGTGGAACCTCAAGTTTGCTGCGAGAACGACCAACTCCCTAAACGTGACGTCCGAGCTATCAGACATTGCAGAGTTGGACTACTTCAACCACCACAAGCACACATCAGAGGCTCCAGTTCCTACAAGGCACACGGCACCTGAAGGCGGAAACACAGCCGAATACAATGATGCGGTGCATAAATCCATGACAGAAGACTCTGGCGACGACGAAAAGTCCCCATCAAATGCACCAAGATGGGAGCCCACACGAGACCCGGAAGCTACGAAAGGCGGTAAAGAATCAACAGACGGACACAGCGACGAAGACAACGATGACGGCACGACGTCCGCATCTGTAACGCCACTGGTTCTGGGTCTTCTGGCAACAGTAGTGATCGTTTCTGCCGGGATATGGGCCCTTAAAAGAATGGAGGATCAACGCGAAGCTGTGATAGCAAGAAACAGTGCTACGGAACTGACTGCGACAACGAACTTGTCAGTGCAGTAG